A window of the Apostichopus japonicus isolate 1M-3 chromosome 8, ASM3797524v1, whole genome shotgun sequence genome harbors these coding sequences:
- the LOC139970610 gene encoding uncharacterized protein: MPLTTFNCKYLLILCLLFAFISIDSFGSYELEDVMDENNSVTSLCIYGYCDDADESDHPKNLKELTPTLGGQESLKLDLDEIQDEWSTLDMLFFDFYDAMTYYLYPFFELVSSFLMHDVTPGYHDRVCVPLSHGDEFNYLLPENGFCQRDDTNTRVRVDPQLTPFTFSSDGDKFDLL; the protein is encoded by the exons ATGCCTCTTACCACCTTCAACTGCAAGTATCTTCTGATACTGTGCTTATTATTTGCTTTCATCTCGATTGACTCTTTTG GTTCCTATGAACTTGAAGAtgttatggatgaaaacaatTCCGTCACCagtctatgtatatatggctACTGTGACGATGCTGACGAGTCTGACCATCCCAAGAATCTGAAAGAACTCACTCCCACCTTGGGTGGTCAAGAATCATTGAAACTTGACCTCGACGAGATCCAAGATGAATGGTCAACACTGGACATGTTGTTCTTTGATTTTTATGACGCCATGACCTACTACCTTTACCCTTTCTTTGAGCTGGTATCATCATTCCTGATGCATGACGTCACTCCTGGTTACCACGATCGTGTCTGCGTACCTCTGTCTCATGGCGATGAATTCAACTATCTTCTGCCAGAGAATGGATTTTGCCAGCGCGATGACACCAACACAAGGGTCCGAGTAGACCCACAGCTGACACCATTCACTTTCTCTTCCGATGGTGATAAATTTGATCTCCTCTAG
- the LOC139970505 gene encoding uncharacterized protein yields the protein MPLTTFKCKYLLILCLLFAFISIDSFGSYELEDVMDENNSVTSLCMYYGYCDDADESDQSEDLKELTPTLDGQESLNLDLDEIQDEWSTLDMLFFDFYDVMTYYLYHFFELVSSFLMYDVTPGYHDRVCVPLSHGDEFNYLLPENGQSDDTNTRVRVDPQLTPFTFSSDGDKFDLLWMDVTKLAGILEIMDDYYLMPILRVLVVVLIFRRKKIIAFNSKGFFIHYAK from the exons ATGCCTCTTACCACCTTCAAGTGCAAGTATCTTCTGATACTGTGCTTATTATTTGCTTTCATCTCGATTGACTCTTTTG GTTCCTATGAACTTGAAGAtgttatggatgaaaacaatTCCGTCACCAGTCTATGTATGTACTATGGCTACTGTGACGATGCTGACGAGTCTGACCAGTCCGAGGATCTGAAAGAACTCACTCCTACCTTGGATGGTCAAGAATCATTGAATCTTGACCTCGACGAGATCCAAGATGAATGGTCAACACTGGACATGTTGTTCTTTGATTTTTATGACGTCATGACCTACTACCTTTACCACTTCTTTGAGCTGGTATCATCATTCCTTATGTATGACGTCACTCCTGGTTACCATGATCGTGTCTGCGTACCTCTGTCCCATGGCGATGAATTCAACTATCTTCTGCCAGAGAATGGCCAGTCCGATGACACCAACACAAGGGTCCGAGTAGACCCACAGCTGACACCATTCACTTTCTCTTCCGATGGTGATAAATTTGATCTCCTCTGGATGGATGTCACTAAACTTGCTGGTATATTGGAAATAATGGACGACTACTATTTGATGCCAATCTTAAGAGTTTTAGTCGTGGTCTTGATTTTTCGTAGAAAgaaaattattgcatttaattccAAGGGATTCTTCATCCACTACGCGAAATAA